The Verrucomicrobiales bacterium sequence CGCGTTTGCCGTCCCTGAAGAAATCAAAACCTCCGAACCTCAGCCACGAGTGCCAGGGATTGGTGGTGTCGGCTGGACTGGTCAGTTCATCGACGGCGAATGGGCCATTCTCATTCCCGCGCTTTCCTCGGGTCGCGATAGGAGGATTCCAGCGCGGGACCCCGCCTTTGGTGAGCGGCTCGAGATCCGCCGCTGGCGCCGAGGCCGAGACCAGGGTTTGAAGTTTCGCTGCCGCGGTCGAATGCCCAATCAACAATTTGACCCGGAGGGGTGTGGCGGAGGCGGGGATCGAGAGCAGACTGAAGCCGTCCTTGCGAACGAGTTCAGCCCGGTCGCCGCCGACCATGGCTACCGCTGAGCTTTCTGGCGCGACTCGGAGCTGGAGGTCGTGGGAAGATTTCCCGATATTCAACAGCCGGGAGAAGACTGTCCCATTTTCGTTCGACTCCCGGCCGGGAAGTTCGAGGATCCGCGCGTCTCCCACGGTATAGGCGACCACGACCTTGTTGCTGTGAAGATACGTCCCTTCGAAATGCGCCCAGGTGCGAGGCAACGGCCCATAAGGTCTGTGGTCGCGACCCAGCAAGCGAGGATCATCGAACAGTCCGGTCACTGGATTCGCCCAGCCGGGACCGACGGGGTTAACGAAAGCCTGGTCGCCTACCACAGCAGTATGGGTTCCATGGGATCCGTCGAAGGCGATTCCCTTCCAATCGACGAATCGATCGCCGGTCCAGGCGGTTGCGACCCGCATAGTATCGTGATCGTAGAGCATCCAGGCCTGGCCCTGGGAAATTCCCCCCGGGCCTTCGTCCAGGCGGATGGCGATGCCCTTGTAGGCGATGTTTCCGGGTTCGACCTGTAGCGTCCAGTACAGTGCCGGGCCAAAATCCATGCGTAAGTACTTTGGCCCCTTCTCGAACTCCAGCATCTCGGCGGTCTTCTTGGCGGACCCAGTGCCTTTGGGCAACGAGGCAAGGTATTGGGTGGTGATGGGAAAATAGGAGGCGGGATTGTGCGGCCGTACGAACACCTCGCGGATGTAGTGAATGGTCTCGTAGCGTTGTTCCGGTGTCAGGAACGTCCAGGCCGGCATTTGTCCGAAGCCGAGGGTCAGGGTTTGGTAGATGCTCAGCGGATCACTGCCGTTCTTGAACGGCTCCTTCCAGAACGGGCGGGAGGTTGGCAAGGATCCAGCTTGGGTCAGGCTGCCATGGCAGGTGATGCAGATGCTCTGATAAAGCTTGGCGCCGCGCGCCAGGCTTTCTCCATTCCAGGCCTTAATGATCGCTGCGTGATCGATCCCGGGCTCGTCCCCAGGACGGGGCGAATCGGCTGCTTCCGAGCCAATCCCGGTGAGAAGGCCGAGTGCCAAACCCAGGCGACCCAAAAACCGTGGAGGCGTCCCTTTTAAGAGTCGAAGAGCTAGCGGCATCATTGGGACGATTCCTTTCCTGCGAGCCAGCGCACCGCGTTATCCAGAATCTGCAGGCAGTGGGGCTGTTTGTAGACCGGGTACATTTCGTGGCCGGGACGGAAATAGAACACTCTGCCCTTGCCAAGTTTCCAAACACTCCCGCTGCGGAACCATTCTCCCGGCTGCCATCGCTCCTCGAAGACCACCTCGTCGGGGGGCGGGACGTGGAAGGGCTCGTTGTACATCTCCGTTTGAGGCACCGCAAACTCTCTGGGAATCCCTTTTGCTATGGGGTGGTCGGGAAGCAATGCGCGCATCTGACTGGGCATCGCATCAGGTCGATAGGCAGGGAAACAGCAGTTGGGAGTCGCCAGCGTGATCTGGACCTTCCCGTCGGGCTGCTTGCGGTACCAGGCATACGGGGTGATAAAGTCGTCGTACTTGGGGGGCGTAAAGAAGTTCGCATAGCGGTTCGTTTCCACCAGAACTGCCTGTTCGCGCTCGGAAGCAGTCAAGGCGCTGAGGGCATCCTCCCGAGCCCTTTCCTTCATTGCTTCGACGAATGGAGTCGACCAATGCGCTGAATGCAGCGCAATCAAGTTGAGCCGGCCGGCCTTGATGCGACGAA is a genomic window containing:
- a CDS encoding c-type cytochrome, with the protein product MMPLALRLLKGTPPRFLGRLGLALGLLTGIGSEAADSPRPGDEPGIDHAAIIKAWNGESLARGAKLYQSICITCHGSLTQAGSLPTSRPFWKEPFKNGSDPLSIYQTLTLGFGQMPAWTFLTPEQRYETIHYIREVFVRPHNPASYFPITTQYLASLPKGTGSAKKTAEMLEFEKGPKYLRMDFGPALYWTLQVEPGNIAYKGIAIRLDEGPGGISQGQAWMLYDHDTMRVATAWTGDRFVDWKGIAFDGSHGTHTAVVGDQAFVNPVGPGWANPVTGLFDDPRLLGRDHRPYGPLPRTWAHFEGTYLHSNKVVVAYTVGDARILELPGRESNENGTVFSRLLNIGKSSHDLQLRVAPESSAVAMVGGDRAELVRKDGFSLLSIPASATPLRVKLLIGHSTAAAKLQTLVSASAPAADLEPLTKGGVPRWNPPIATRGKRGNENGPFAVDELTSPADTTNPWHSWLRFGGFDFFRDGKRAAICTWNGDVWIVSGVDADLEQLTWKRITSGLFQPLGVRIVNETIYVTCRDQIARLHDLNGDEEIDFIENFNNDHQVTEHFHEFAMGLQTDSEGNFYYAKSARHALKAVVPHHGTLLKVSRDGLRTEIVANGFRAANGVCVNDDGSFFVTDQEGHWTPKNRINWVRRGGFYGNLFGYHDRVSSADSDMEQPLVWITNEMDRSPGELLWVTSKGWGALHGSLLNLSYGTGRIFIVPHEKVGEQLQGWVCQLPLPDFPTGTMRGRFHPDNGHLYTCGLYAWAGNRQGDGGFFRVRATGKPAHVPVALRTQPQTVEIKWSDPFAPDSATEVSNYEVKAWALRRSANYGSEHIDEHKLKVTRASLSADATTIRLTVPDLLPAWGIELKINLRGADGGPIQRRLHGTIHSMGGSGGGD
- a CDS encoding ThuA domain-containing protein, which encodes MTLRLPLLLAVSLWLNHTSLAADQAPIRVVVWDEQQPQQRLAYSNFLGNEIATYLKLQPGLQVLSKRLADPDQGLGSAVLDACDVLIWWGHVRQKEISTATGQDIVRRIKAGRLNLIALHSAHWSTPFVEAMKERAREDALSALTASEREQAVLVETNRYANFFTPPKYDDFITPYAWYRKQPDGKVQITLATPNCCFPAYRPDAMPSQMRALLPDHPIAKGIPREFAVPQTEMYNEPFHVPPPDEVVFEERWQPGEWFRSGSVWKLGKGRVFYFRPGHEMYPVYKQPHCLQILDNAVRWLAGKESSQ